A genomic stretch from Desulfovibrio porci includes:
- a CDS encoding type IV pilus modification PilV family protein — protein sequence MSRCFRFSRRPRQPRQGGFTLLEVLVALTVLSLVALLVIRVSGDSLSQLAETGWADQAVRLGRARLVTLLREDRKNLEQWGTLAPEMPEVEWRSKLYALRGLNGKRLEFTLTETQGTRGREVVLEYVLPE from the coding sequence GTGAGCCGTTGTTTCCGTTTTTCGCGTCGGCCGCGTCAGCCCCGCCAGGGCGGCTTCACCCTGCTGGAAGTGCTGGTGGCTCTGACCGTGTTGAGCCTGGTGGCCCTGCTGGTCATCCGCGTCAGCGGGGACAGCCTGAGCCAGCTTGCGGAAACCGGCTGGGCGGATCAGGCCGTGCGCCTGGGGCGGGCCAGGCTGGTGACGCTGTTGCGGGAAGACCGCAAAAATCTTGAGCAGTGGGGCACCCTGGCCCCGGAGATGCCGGAGGTGGAATGGCGTTCCAAACTCTATGCCCTGCGCGGCCTGAACGGCAAGCGGCTGGAATTCACGCTGACTGAGACGCAGGGCACGCGTGGACGGGAGGTCGTGCTTGAATACGTCCTGCCGGAATAG
- the gspM gene encoding type II secretion system protein GspM, whose product MTISRPLLAGLIAMLAVLALFWGVLPLFSWRAEGNARLARAQAGQAEIRALAEEYGRLAQSAPAEARQQQSLFSLVNSEAGRLQLARRIEAARPARLREGNGRGGSVESLELRMTGLYLKQCLEWLQALEAVPGLRIESLNLQRTGQNQLDLDCALSRPGGAP is encoded by the coding sequence ATGACCATCTCCCGTCCCCTGCTGGCGGGGCTCATCGCAATGCTGGCGGTGCTGGCGCTGTTCTGGGGCGTGCTGCCGCTGTTTTCCTGGCGTGCCGAGGGCAATGCCCGCCTGGCGCGCGCCCAGGCCGGGCAGGCCGAAATCCGCGCCCTGGCCGAGGAATACGGGCGACTGGCCCAAAGCGCTCCGGCCGAAGCCCGGCAACAGCAGAGCCTGTTCAGTCTGGTCAACAGCGAGGCCGGACGCCTGCAGCTTGCCCGGCGCATTGAAGCGGCCCGCCCCGCCAGGCTTCGGGAAGGAAACGGTCGGGGCGGCTCCGTCGAGTCTCTGGAACTGCGCATGACCGGCCTCTACCTCAAGCAGTGCCTGGAGTGGTTGCAGGCGCTGGAAGCCGTGCCCGGCCTGCGTATTGAGAGCCTGAACCTGCAACGCACGGGGCAGAACCAACTGGATCTGGATTGCGCCCTTTCCCGTCCGGGAGGCGCGCCGTGA
- a CDS encoding GspL/Epsl periplasmic domain-containing protein → MPRKQSLIFLQTADALVGALCGPDLKSREALCLRRAPCPDSRPESLRAALDGVLEALTPARPGVTGAEPFSFPADVRLCLAADMALFRDWSFPFRSGAKARQALNLLLETEFPCDAAALGHRICLTGGADGGKGLQAVSVSLPAGLPEAWQAALAERGLYPRLITVDPFPLLLGLPRLKGVSLFLHLRPGYSVLAALDSKVVRRVRVLERPLPPQGGDCADPAALVRAAALALDGLPLTPERLLICGEACRGREAATLGDAFELPAQVLGRDTLLYGLSALPGESEADCLSVLCLAKMPLRDPRRRRLYPAFQQARSFSGVAGLSPTRCRKLIPAAACLLCLALAFLFSVWAEGHARHRQARELEAQTQAIYRKAVPDARGPASLMRMRSILQGRLADLRGEQRAQSDFPVLRLLRAMHTAAPPKLAVRVDRLSLDAKPCRISGSAVDYDAVNSLRDAFAGIPGVAAVNIVSAASRTGKNAAGAERGRSGGGTVHFELDLLREEARP, encoded by the coding sequence ATGCCGCGAAAACAGAGCCTGATCTTTCTGCAGACAGCGGACGCGCTGGTGGGCGCGCTCTGCGGCCCGGACCTGAAAAGCCGGGAAGCGCTATGCCTGCGGCGCGCTCCCTGTCCGGACAGCCGTCCGGAAAGCCTGCGCGCGGCTCTGGACGGCGTGCTGGAGGCCCTGACCCCGGCAAGACCCGGCGTGACGGGAGCAGAGCCGTTTTCCTTTCCCGCGGATGTGCGCCTTTGCCTGGCGGCCGACATGGCCCTGTTCCGGGACTGGAGCTTTCCCTTCCGCTCCGGCGCCAAGGCCCGGCAGGCCCTCAATCTTCTGCTGGAAACGGAATTTCCCTGTGATGCGGCGGCGCTTGGGCACCGCATTTGTCTGACGGGCGGCGCGGACGGCGGCAAGGGCCTCCAGGCCGTGAGTGTTTCCCTTCCCGCGGGGCTGCCGGAAGCCTGGCAGGCGGCGCTGGCGGAACGGGGCCTGTATCCGCGCCTGATCACTGTGGATCCCTTTCCGCTGTTGCTCGGCCTGCCCCGGCTGAAGGGGGTAAGCCTTTTTTTGCATCTCCGGCCCGGATACAGCGTGCTGGCGGCCCTGGACAGCAAAGTGGTCCGGCGGGTGCGGGTGTTGGAACGCCCGTTGCCGCCGCAAGGCGGGGATTGCGCCGATCCGGCGGCGCTGGTTCGCGCAGCCGCTCTGGCGCTTGACGGCCTGCCCCTGACGCCGGAACGCCTGCTGATCTGCGGCGAGGCCTGCCGGGGCCGGGAAGCCGCCACTCTGGGGGACGCCTTTGAGTTGCCCGCGCAGGTGCTGGGACGGGATACGCTCCTTTATGGCCTGTCGGCGCTTCCGGGCGAGAGCGAGGCGGACTGCCTGTCCGTTCTCTGCCTGGCCAAAATGCCGCTGCGTGATCCCCGGCGGCGTCGCTTGTACCCCGCCTTCCAGCAGGCGCGCTCTTTTTCCGGCGTCGCGGGCCTTAGCCCGACCCGGTGCAGGAAGCTGATCCCGGCCGCAGCCTGTCTGCTCTGCCTGGCGCTGGCCTTTCTGTTCAGCGTCTGGGCCGAGGGCCATGCCCGGCACCGGCAGGCGCGGGAACTGGAAGCCCAAACCCAGGCTATATACCGCAAGGCCGTGCCCGACGCGCGCGGCCCGGCCAGTCTCATGCGGATGCGGAGCATTCTGCAGGGCCGCCTCGCGGACTTGCGCGGCGAGCAGCGCGCTCAGAGCGATTTTCCCGTACTGCGGCTTCTGCGCGCCATGCATACGGCGGCTCCGCCCAAGCTCGCCGTGCGCGTGGACAGATTGAGCCTGGATGCGAAGCCCTGCCGGATCAGCGGCAGCGCCGTGGACTATGATGCCGTCAACAGCCTGCGCGACGCCTTTGCCGGCATTCCCGGCGTGGCCGCGGTCAATATTGTCAGCGCGGCCAGCCGGACCGGGAAAAACGCCGCCGGCGCGGAAAGGGGCCGGAGCGGAGGAGGGACAGTACATTTCGAACTGGATCTGCTCCGGGAGGAGGCGCGGCCATGA
- the gspE gene encoding type II secretion system ATPase GspE, with amino-acid sequence MAVFASTSVVPALSAPSRSPHSGRAPEPPEARAADAAGELPESGEFSEARYLEAEAARHQMRFVPDLDQALDREGGAWKSDGELVCRLPLAWLRRHAVAPVRDAEGRLALAVARPAGWLLAREIGLLLGERPCVPVLTPESAIQNIVNRIFGESSGEEGSVAEVLGAGADGGDDAILSEDAVEDLLEDSGEAPFIRLVNMILAQAVRAGASDIHIEPYRDVSRVRFRLDGVLYERHSLSKAHHAAVVSRIKVMAKLNIAEKRLPQDGRIAISLGGRQAGLRVSTLPTSFGERVVLRLLEKNERVLSLAELGLGREDFQLMNGLVGASHGIVLVTGPTGSGKTTTLYAVLQEIASPDKNILTIEDPVEYELDGVGQMQVNPKIGLSFADGLRSIVRQDPDVILIGEIRDGETASIAVQSALTGHLVFSTLHTNDAPGAVTRLFDMGVEPFLLSSVLRGVIAQRLVRVLCPHCKEARAPSRNELASLGRAARVLEPGRPLYHAVGCPQCMDTGYRGRMAIYEIMPVSDGLKRLIVDKSDANALEAQAIGEGMRNLRHDGMLKVAAGLTSLTEVERVVRI; translated from the coding sequence ATGGCTGTTTTTGCTTCCACTTCCGTGGTTCCCGCCTTGTCCGCCCCGTCCCGGTCTCCGCACTCCGGCCGCGCGCCGGAGCCGCCGGAAGCCCGAGCGGCGGACGCGGCAGGGGAACTGCCGGAATCCGGGGAATTCAGCGAGGCCCGGTATCTGGAAGCCGAAGCCGCACGTCATCAGATGCGCTTCGTGCCGGATCTGGATCAGGCGCTTGACCGGGAAGGCGGGGCGTGGAAGAGCGACGGCGAACTGGTCTGCCGTCTGCCGCTGGCCTGGCTGCGCAGGCATGCCGTGGCGCCGGTGCGCGACGCGGAAGGCCGTCTGGCGCTGGCCGTGGCCCGGCCCGCAGGCTGGCTGCTGGCCCGTGAAATCGGCCTGCTGCTCGGCGAGCGGCCCTGCGTGCCGGTGCTGACCCCTGAAAGCGCCATCCAGAATATCGTCAACCGCATTTTCGGGGAGTCGTCCGGGGAAGAAGGCTCGGTGGCCGAGGTGCTGGGCGCGGGCGCGGACGGGGGCGACGATGCGATCCTCAGCGAAGACGCCGTGGAAGACCTGCTGGAAGACAGCGGCGAGGCCCCCTTCATCCGCCTGGTGAACATGATCCTGGCCCAGGCCGTGCGCGCCGGGGCCAGCGACATCCATATCGAGCCCTACCGCGACGTTTCCCGCGTGCGTTTCCGCCTGGACGGCGTGCTCTATGAGCGCCACAGCCTGAGCAAGGCCCATCACGCGGCCGTGGTCTCGCGCATCAAGGTCATGGCAAAGCTGAACATCGCGGAGAAACGCCTGCCCCAGGACGGGCGCATCGCCATTTCCCTGGGCGGACGGCAGGCGGGTCTGCGCGTGTCCACGCTGCCCACGTCTTTCGGCGAGCGGGTGGTGCTGCGCCTGCTGGAAAAAAACGAGCGCGTGCTTTCCCTGGCCGAACTGGGACTGGGCCGGGAGGATTTTCAGCTCATGAACGGCCTGGTCGGCGCGAGCCACGGCATCGTGCTGGTGACCGGGCCCACGGGCAGCGGCAAAACCACCACGCTTTACGCCGTGCTGCAGGAAATCGCCTCGCCGGACAAAAATATCCTGACCATTGAAGACCCGGTGGAATACGAACTGGACGGCGTGGGCCAGATGCAGGTCAACCCCAAAATCGGTCTCTCTTTTGCCGACGGCCTGCGCTCCATTGTGCGCCAGGACCCGGACGTGATCCTGATCGGCGAAATCCGCGACGGAGAAACCGCTTCCATTGCCGTGCAGTCGGCCCTGACCGGGCATCTGGTCTTTTCCACCCTGCACACCAACGACGCGCCCGGCGCGGTGACGCGCCTGTTCGACATGGGCGTGGAGCCTTTTTTGCTCTCCTCGGTGCTGCGCGGGGTCATCGCCCAGCGTCTGGTGCGCGTGCTCTGCCCGCACTGCAAGGAAGCCCGCGCGCCAAGCCGGAACGAGCTGGCAAGCCTGGGCCGGGCCGCCCGCGTCCTGGAGCCGGGCCGGCCCCTCTATCATGCCGTGGGCTGTCCGCAGTGCATGGACACCGGCTACAGGGGCCGCATGGCCATTTATGAGATCATGCCGGTCAGCGACGGCCTGAAACGGCTGATCGTGGACAAGAGCGACGCCAACGCCCTGGAGGCCCAGGCCATCGGCGAGGGCATGCGCAACTTGCGGCACGACGGCATGCTCAAGGTGGCGGCGGGCCTGACGTCGCTTACGGAAGTGGAGCGGGTGGTCCGGATATGA